A region of the Acinetobacter defluvii genome:
AAACAGTTGCCAATATCATCTCTGGTTTAGGCTCAATACAAGAACTTAGCACGATTTTAACAACTCAAAACTGTAAAAAAATACTTTTAGTGACTGATGCAGGCATGATTCAACATCAGCTTCATCGTCCAATTTTAAAGATTATTGAACAACTCAAACTTGATTATGTGATTTACTCCGATGTACAAGCCGACCCTGTAGAACAGATTATTTTAAATGCTGTCGATCTTGCCAAACGTGAACAGGTTGACAGTGTAATCGGTTTTGGTGGTGGTAGCTCAATGGACGTTGCCAAAGTCATTGCAATTTTAGCTGAACCTCAGCAACAACAAAGCATTCAAGACCTTTATGGTGTAAATAATGCCAAAGCGCCACGCTTGCCTTTAGTTTTAATCCCAACCACCGCAGGCACAGGTTCAGAAGTCACCCCAATCTCGATCGTGACGACTGGTGAAACCACCAAAACAGGCATAGTTGCTCCGATTTTATATGCAGATGCTGCCATTTTAGATGCCAATTTCATAGTGGGTTTGCCTGCACACATCACGGCGGCAACGGGTATTGATGCGATGGTGCATGCGATTGAGGCTTATACTTCTAAAATTAAGAAAAATTTCTATGCAGATATGCTCGCCAAACAAGCGCTTAAACTGTTAAATAAAAATTTGCCTCTCGTTTTAAAAGATGGTGCAAATCTAGAAGCACGTCAAAATATGTTATTGGGTTCAATGCTCGCAGGACAAGCTTTTGCCAATGCACCAGTCGGTGCTGTACATGCTTTGGCTTATCCCCTCGGTGGACATTTCCATTTATCGCATGGACATACCAATGCTTTGGTTTTAGTTGAAGTTTTAAAGTTTAATTCACCACATGCCAAACAGCTTTATGCGCAGCTGATGCAATGGCTTGATCCATATAGCAAAGGTAGCACGGATGGTTTGTGTGATTTATTTATTGACCACATGCAACGCCATTTAGATGAAAGCAGCTTAACCCTCAAGCTTAGCCAACTGAATGTACCTGAAAATATGCTTCAACGCTTGGCAAAGGATGCAATGTTGCAAACGCGTTTATTGCAAAACAACCCAAGAGAAATGAGCAAGCAAGATGCTTTAGAAATTTACCAAGCCATTTATTAAGCGCTTATTTTTTATTGATTTTAATTAGACGAAAAACATGAAACCCGAAATCAAAATGCGTTCAGCCTATTCATTTTTATTTCCCATCCAAACTCGATGGGCAGACAATGACATCTATGGGCATGTCAATAATGTCATCTATTACAGCTATTTCGATACCGCAGCCAATGCTCTATTGATTCAAAAAACAGGCTTTAATATCCATCACTCTCCAATCATAGGCTTAGTGGTCAACTCATGTTGTAATTTCTTACAAGAGCTGACGTATCCTGAAATTATTGAAGTGGGTGTGGCAGTTGCAAAAATTGGCAATTCCTCGCTCACTTACGACTTGGCTATTTTCAAACAAGGGCAAAACCAAGCATCTGCACAAGGCAGTTTTGTGCATGTCTTTGTTGAGCGTGAAACTAAAAAAAGCACCACCATTCCCAAAGAAATGCGAGATGCTTTACGAGCTTATTTAGTTGAATAAATTAAATTTTCAACTGAATATTTTGTAGTTCACCATCAAAAGCATCCAATAGATTTTTAATCACAGGCTCAGCATGTAACATCTCTGTTGCACGATTAAATGCACGAACTTTACGCTCATTTTGCATGTGAAATGGGGTGATACTTTCCACTTCACCATATTGCACATTAAATACCGTATTTGACCATTGTTGCTTTAAAGATGCTTCTAGCGCATGTTGGGTTTGATGCAATAAATTTTCATATTGCTTGGAAATTTGAAAAGTAGAGTGACCATCAATTTGTCCCATCATGACACCATGTTGCGCTAACTCTTGAACAGCGGGTGATAAGCTACTATTTCTAAACCAAAATTCCCATTTATCTACATTCCATTCCCCTTCGAGTTGCTGTGGGGCAAGTTTTAAAATCTCTTGTGGAGTGTGTTTCGAATCGGAGGGTTGCACATGAGTAATCGTGCTTAGATTTTGCGTAGCAAGGTGTGCTGCAACATTTTCACTCGCGGGTTGCTCAGGGATATTTTTTAGGTTTGATTGTTCAGCCGACCTTGATACATCTGTTTCAGGGGCAAGAAAAAAAATATCTTCCGTTGTAATCGTATTCTCTACTGGCATAGATGCAGAGAAATCTGTACCAAATGAAGTTAAACTCAGCTCATCTGGATCCTGTGCTTGCTTCTGCTGAATTTGATTTTCATTTTGCTCTACAACATGCAGATTATCTTGAAGCGGTAAGGTTTCAAATACAGCACCTGAATCCTCAATCATCGTTTGAGTATCCAAGGTAGAACTTGAATCTACAATCTGCTCAGAGCGAGCAATGCTTTGTTCCTCAGTATGATTTTGCGTTGCAATTTCAATATTTTCAGTGCTTACTTGCTGCTCAAGATCAGGCTCAGCCCCTACCTCAGAAACATAACCGTCAGTTTTATTTTTAATCTCTTGTACTGTTGTGTGTGTCTGAGTTTCAGTTCTTTCAAAAATATGTTGCTCAGTAGATACGGTTTGTTGTTCTGATATCTGTGATACCGTCTGTTGGCTTTCCACTGTTTGCGAAATAGTGATTTCATTCACTTGCAAAGGTCTAAATGCCAGTAGACGCAATACAGTCATTTCAAAACCTTGTTCTTGCGTCACAGCAAGTTGCAAATCCGCACGTCCTTTACAAGCAATTTGATAGTAAAGCTGTAAATCCTGTGCAGCGACCAATTGCGACAAGGTCATAATTTTCTGATTAATTTCAGCGCTATACTTGAGGCTTAAATCAGGTAAATATTGCAACATTGCCAATTCATGCAAGGTCGAAATAAATTGATCCAAGACCAATGACACATCTAAAGCTTGCTGTCTAAATTGCAGTAATAATTGGCTGACACGTTCACGCTGATTTTGGTGAATCGCTAAAATCAAATCATAAATAATGGTACGGTCGATCAGACCCAACATTTCCTTGACATCTTGATGGTGAATCGCACCTTGACCATAGGCAATCGCTTGGTCTGTCAGAGATAGCGCATCACGTAATGAACCTTGTGCAGATTCTGCAATTTGCCAAATCGCATCCTGTTCAGATTGGATGTCTTCTTTATGTAAAATATCGGTCAAATGATGCGTGATTTCATCGACTGCCAAAGGGCGTAATGTAAACTGTAAACAACGAGAAATGACCGTAATTGGCAGTTTTTGCGGGTCTGTAGTGGCAAAGAGGAATTTGACATGCGCAGGCGGTTCTTCCAATGTTTTCAGTAAGGCATTAAAAGAATGCGTAGACAACATATGTACTTCATCGATCAGATAAACCTTGAAACGTCCTTGTGTCGGTGCATAAGGTACGTTGTCCAACAATTCACGGGTATCTTCAACTTTGGTACGAGAAGCCGCATCGATTTCAATCAAATCAATAAAACGCCCTTCATTGACGGCTGTACACGTTGCGCAAACTTCACACGGCGTAGAGGTCACACCTGTTTCGCAGTTTAAGCATTTAGCTAAAATACGGGCAATGGTGGTTTTCCCCACCCCACGCGTTCCCGTAAACAAGTATGCATGATGTAAACGACCACGGTCTAATGCACTGGTCAATGCACGTGATACGTGATTTTGTCCGACCAATTCATTAAAATTACGTGGGCGATATTTACGTGCAAGTACCTGATACATGAAAGCTCCTCATTATTGCGTTAAGGATACTGTTTTTTTAGTGATTAGTGAATGAAGAACTGTAGAGTTCTTTTTTATTAGAGATAATTCGATCAATTATTTCAAATTTGACAATTTTAATCATCAAATTGAGTAATGTTTAAAATTAGTACCATTGATCTTAATTTAACCTATGAGGTCACTCAAATGAGCACCCATTGAAATATCTTCAATTAGTACTCACTCGAGTATCCATGAACTCTCAACGATATCATTGATCTACTAGCTTTTGCTGTGCAGGTAAAGCTCGCCAAACAAACAGCGATAAAACCAAGAACATTCCACCTGAAATCGTCAAAACCTTACTATGCGAGTGAATAAATGCTTCAGAAGCAGCGTGTTGCACCTGCTGTATCAAGATCGGATCTGCATGTTGTATGGCAGCCAAAGCTTCGCCAATAGAGGAACTCACTTCAACAACTAAATTTTCAGGAAGCGTATTGGGCAAAACCATAGATTGTGCGTAAAACACCGAGAGCAATAAGCCAAAAATTGCAATGCCTAAACCAGCACCCAACTCATAAGCCATTCCTTCAATTGCACCTGCTGCAGTGGCTTTTTCTGCAGAAACTGAGGACATAATTGCTGCTGTGGATGATAATAATGCAATTTCTACACTAATCCCCATCAATGCCATCCACACCCATGCCTGAATGGTTTGTGCATCAAAATCTGTCCTTGCCAATGCAAAGAAACATAACGCACACATCAGCATTCCTGCGGTGGCAACAGGTCTAAGACCAAAATTATTCATTAATATGCTGGTAAAAAGTCCACCAACACAGATGGCAATCATAAAGGGTAAAATAAATAAACCTGCTTCAAGTGGACTATAACCATACACAAACTGGAGTTCTTGAGAGAGCAGCAACTCAAAACCAACTAAAGCAATCATTGCCACCATTGCCATCACAATACTGGTCGAAATGACTTTATTTTTAAACAAACTAAAATCAATCATGGGTTGAGTTGTACGAAGTTGATGGCGTACAAAACCGAATAAAAGACATAATCCCAGTGCGAATATCAAAAGCATTGATCCACTAAAGGCATAAATAGATGTTTTGATAGCATAAATCAACATTAAAATCGCACTGACCAAAATTAATGCTTGTTTCAAATTTAAAGTTTGCTTGGTATACACCTGCTGTTTAGGGATCCAGCTTACTATTAAAATCAGTACCAGAATGATGATGGGTACATTGATCAGGAACACAGCCCCCCAACTAAAATGCTCCAAAATAAATCCACCTAGCAATGGACCAAATGCAGCTCCACCACCACCGACCGTTCCCCAAATACCTAAAGCATAATTACGTTGCTTTTCATCTAAAAAAGTATTTCGGACACCCGCTAAAGTCGCAGGTAAAATCATGGCTGCCCCAACGCCAAGAAATGCTCTGGCAACAATCAACATATACGCCGAACTTGCAAATGCAGCAAACAATGAGGCAATACCAAAAATACCTGCACCGATCAACATAAGCCGTTTAAAGCCTATACGATCTCCCAATGCACCCATGGGCAAAATCAATCCCGCCATAATCAATGAATAAATGTCAATCACCCACAACATTTCATTGGCAGATAAAGATAAATCTGTACTCAAAGTCGGAATCGCAACATGCAACACTGTTGCATCAATTGAGACAGGTAAATAAATCAATACGATGATGGCCAAAATCACCCATTTACGGCACATAACACACCCAATTAAAGTTGGACACTTGTTCAATTCTCACATTATAACCATACTTGAACACTTGTCCAACTTTGTTTAAGATTCTTTTTAGTAAAGAATATAAGGATAGTGTTATGAGTTATTTAAATCGTGAACAACGTCGCAATATGATTTTAGAAGCCGCCAAACGTGTTGCATTACTAGAAGGACTAAGTGGCTTAACCGTACGTAGGATTGCAAATGAAGCACAAGTATCAACAGGACAAGTACACCATCATTTTGCATCTAGCTCCCATTTAAAAGCAGAAGTATTTAATGAATTAATGAATCAACTGAATGAAGTTGAGAACCAGATTACCACCCACACGCATCTTGAACGTTTGTCTTTATTGCTAGGTTGTGAAAATATCGAACAAACTCAACCTTATTTACGGTTATGGAATGAAGCTGAAATTTTGATTACACAAGATCAAGAGATCAAAAAAGCCTACAATTTAGCCATGCAACAATGGCATACAGCGTTAGCCAGTACCATTGAATATGGTATTACTCAACAAGAGTTTAAAAAATCCATATATAGTTCAAGTCAAGATATTGCATGGCGATTAATCGCATTTGTATGTGGGCTAGAAGGAATCTATCAACTGGGTTTAAATGGTTTAGATGAACATAGCTATAAGCACCATGTTGAAATGATGCTTAAATTAGAACTATTTTAACCTACGGTTTAGAACCAACCCTTACTTCCCTTTAACTCAGCATCAGCACAACGTAATGCTTCTTGTGTTAGCCCCCACAAACGATAGTCGCCTGTGATCGAACCAATCGCAAAATTATGGGTATAAGCAAAACTGAGTTCACGCTGCGGATCACACCAAGCCCCTGAACCATTATAGCCAATGTGTCCAAAACCTTTTTTTGCACGCTTTCCCATGGTAATGACACGGTGATAACCCAAACGCCATTTCATTGGAATTGGCATTACTCGGTCACGCTTTATGTTCTGAATTTTACTGAGTTCTGCAAATACTTCAGGTTTAATCAGCACTTGCCCTTCCCATACTCCTTTATTGGCAAGCATGGCATAAATTTTTGCTAAACTTTTGGCTGTAAACACCCCATTTGCTGCAGGAATTACAGCCTGTAATCCTTCATCACTAAAAAAGCTAAATTCTCTCATGCTCTTAGGAACCATAGCATCTAAAAAGTCTTGTGGGTTTTGTCCACTGAGTTCGATCAATTTATCTGAAAATGAAATTTTAGATTTTTTCTTGGCTTTTTTAGGTTGTGCCACCTGTTCAGCTATGTGCTTTTGTGCTTTTGGAATCAGCCTTGCGACATTGACTAACTCAACACTGGGTACACCAAAATAAGCCCCATCAAGCGCCAAAGGATCAACCAAATATTTTTGCATTAACCATTTTAGTGGCTGCCCAGTGGCTTTTTCTAAGACACCCCCCACCAACCAACCAAACGTTAAAGCTTGATAAGCAATATCTTCACCGACTTGAAAGCGAGGTTTTGCTTGCTCAATCACTTTGAGCATATGTTGCCAATCTGCCATTTCATTTGCATGGGCTATCATATTTCGAATATCAAACATGCCGCTTTGATGACTCAAAATATGACGTAAGGTCATTTTTTCTTTGCCATTTTGTCCAAACTCAGGCCAATATTTAAGCACGGGCGTATCATAATCAAGAAAACCTTCACTCACTAAAATATGAGCAAGTGTTGCTAAAACGCCTTTTCCTGTGGAATAACATACAGACAATGTATCTGATGTCCAATTTTCAGTTTCTGACTTTTTCCCCGTAAAAATATCAACGACTTTTTTACCTTGAAAATAAACTGTCAATGCTGCACCACCAAGTTGGGTACGACCATCTTGTAAACGGCTAAATTGTTCTGCTAAATCCACAAAACGTTCATCTACATCACCGTGAAAGTTTTTCTTATCCGCAAACAAAATTTCCTTGATCGCACTCATGTTCAACCCCTTATTGTTATTTCATCTCAAAAAAAAAGCCTAAATCATCTCGACTTAGGCTGTCTATCTTATTTGATTTTATTATGCTTTGACTACACCTGACACATGCGGTTTTTGTGATTTTTCATTGCGAATCAGAAAATCTGTTGTTTGCGCTTGTTGTGCTGTCAAAAACTCAACGGTTGAAGGTAAGAACATTGGCAATTTAAAATACACATCCGCCTCATACGCATCTGGCAAAGTCAAACTCGCCAATGCACGCGCTTTACTCCACATCCCATGTGCAATCGCCTGTTTAAAACCAAATGCTTTAGCCGTTAAAGCGTGTACATGAATCAAATTAAAGTCGCCTGACACTTTCGCATAGCGACGACCTGTATTTTCAGCAACACGCCACACAGCTTGCACTTGATAATCAGGTGTTGGGTTTTCTTTGGTTTTTTCAGCTGCCTGAGCATCGGTTTTTTGACGAGATAAATAGGTCGTTAAACCCTCCATTACCACATCATTACCCACTTTTGCAGTAGTAACAAAGTCAAACTGCAGCCCCTTATCATGCGGCTTCACCTCACCAAATGCGCAAGACAAGGTCAGCTTTTCATTTACCCCAATTTTGCGTGTTTGTTTAATTTGATTACGAATATGTACCAAACCTAAAATTGCAAATGGAAATGCTTCTGTAGTCATCATATGCATTTGCAAACTTTGTGACAATACAGCCAAATAAATCGCTGGAATATAACCATTATTTTTAAAGCCACAAACTTCGTTATATGCTCTTAAATGTTGTTGGTCGACTTGTAAAGAATCCACCACATATTCAACTTGTGGTAGCACTTTTTCACCTTTCGGCTTTTTAATGATTAAACCTTGTACAACTTTCGCATAAGCAACATAAGGTTTTGGCAGTTGACTAAAATGGCGAGTATTCATACTAGACCTTTGCATGTTTTATTTCGATATTTAAAACCCCTTCTCTCTCAGGGATGAGGAGCATGCTCCGCAAGAGGTTGAGGGCGCTAGTCACCCTCTCCTTAAAGGAGAGGGAATAAAGCGATATTATTAAGCCCCTAGCAAGCTTTGACCACAAACACGTACCACATTACCATTTAAACCAGTCGATGCAGTTGCTGCAAAGAGTGCAATCGTTTCTGCGACATCCACAGGTTGACCGCCTTGACTCATGGAGTTCATACGACGACCTGCTTCACGGATTGCAAATGGGATCGCAGCAGTCATTTGTGTTTCGATAAAACCAGGCGCAACCGCATTGATGGTAATACCATCTTTTAGAATTGGGGCAGTAAATTTCACCAAACCAATCACACCTGCTTTAGATGCAGCATAGTTGGTTTGACCTAAGTTTCCTGCAATACCCGAAATAGAAGATACACATACGATACGACCATTGGCATTTAAACCTTTATTTGCCAATAAATAATCGTTAATACGCTCAGCCGCAGACAAGTTAATGTTGATGACAAGATCCCACATTTCAGGCTTCATATTTGCCAAAGTTTTATCTCGAGTCACACCAGCATTGTGTACGATAACATCTAAACCGCCTTGTGCAGCCGCAGCAGCTTTGATCTTCTCACCTGCATCAGCAGCCGTAATATCAATTGCAAGTGTTGAACCACCGATTTCACTTGCAACACGGTCCAAGTCAGCTTGTTGTTGTGGCACATCTAAACAAATCACATGCGCCCCATCACGTGCAAGCACATGTGCAATGGCTTCACCGATGCCACGACTTGCACCTGTCACCAAAGCAGTTTTACCTGCTAAAGGTTTTGCCCAATCCACATCGACCACATTTGCTTTTGAAACATGAATCACTTGTCCAGAAACATACGCTGAACGAGGCGAGATTAAGAAACGTAAAGAAGATTCTAAATTTTTTGCAGCATCTGCATCGACAAGTATTAAATCAGCCGCAATACCTTTTTTGAACTCCTTCCCTACAGATTTTACAAAACCTTCTAAAGCACGTTGAGCAATTGCTTGTTTTACAGTCGGCGCTGTTTCAGGCGTTAAACCAATCACAATTACACGACCAGAGTTTTGAATTTGGCGTGAAATTGGATTAAAAAATTTATGGAGTTCAATTAAGTCTTCTGAGTTTTGAATACCTGATGCATCAAAAATCACTGCTTTAAATTTAGACTCTTTATCGCCTTCGTTAAATGCGCCAACAGTTAAGCCCACTTTTGCAGCTTCTTGTTGTAATTCAACATTGTTGCCGACATAGCTATTGGCATGAATATTACTTAATACTTGCGCAATTTCACTTGAAAACAATCCTTTAGGTGCAGCACCCAATAAAACCGCACCTTTTACAACAGGGCTTGCTGATTCAAAACGATCTAACTCAAGGGGTGAAGGTAAACCTAAATTTTTGATGACAAATTTACCAATTGGGGATTTTGCAAATGCTTGGTATTGATCAGTCATGGTGATAATCTCTCAGTAAATAAATTTTTAAATAAGCCAGTAGGTATCCTTTAACTTCAGTGTAATCTCAGATACTTATATTTTAATAGACTTATTCTGTTTCAGTTAAATAATACTTGAGTTGTACGCTACATGTCTTGACCTGAATGCAATGGCAAATGTCATTATAGTCAATTCGACTAACGCACAATTATGATAGTGTTACACCTAAGAAGATTAGCCACATGCTTGGAAAAGCCTTATGAGCAAAACAACTCAAGAAAATCCAACAGTCAAAAATTCTACGGCGGAAGAAGTGTCAAATACATCAAAGCCACGTACACGTGCTAGCAAAAGTACTACAACCCCTGCTCGTACTACAAATAGCACAAGTAAACCACGTCGTACCAATGCATCCACTGCACGTAAAACGACTGCTGCTGCCTCACAAAAAGCTGATCCAGTTACTACTCCATCGACTTTTCAAACTTCTGTTTCACAGGGAAAAACCATGAGTCAAAATACCATTCGCCGTGTTGCAATTATTGGCGGTAACCGTATTCCATTTGCTCGCTCAAACGGTGCATATTTTAAAGCAACCAATATTGATATGCTGACTGCGGCACTCAATGGCTTGATTGAACGTTATAAACTACAAGACCAACGTTTAGGTGAAGTGGTTGCAGGCGCAGTATTAAAACATAGTCGTGACTTTAACATGACACGTGAATGTGTTTTAAACACCCAACTTGCACCTGAAACACCAGCTTATGATTTACAACAAGCATGTGGTACAGGTTTACAAGCAGCTTTTGCAGTTGCCAACAAAATTGCACTTGGTCAAATCGAAGTGGGTATTTCAGGTGGTGTAGACACGACTTCTGATGCACCAATCGCTTTTGGTGATGGTTTACGTAAAGCGTTACTTGAGCTAAATATCGCAAAAACAGGGAAAGACCGCCTTAAAGCATTAACAAAAATTAATGTTAAAGATCTACTTGATGCACCGAAAAATGGTGAACCACGTACAGGTTTATCAATGGGTGATCACCAAGCGATTACTGCGCTTGAATGGGGAATCTCTCGTGAAGCACAAGACCAACTTGCTGCATCTTCACATCAGAAAATGGCAAAAGCATATGAAGAAGGTTTCTTCGATGACTTAATGACACCATTTATGGGTCTTGAGCGTGACAACAACTTACGTGCTGATTCTTCTGTAGAAAAGCTTGCAAAATTAAAGCCTGCTTTTGGTAAAGGCGAAAATGCAACAATGACAGCAGGTAACTCTACGCCTTTAACAGATGGTGCTTCTGTTGTGCTTTTAGCTTCTGAAGAATGGGCAAAAGCCAATGGTCATGAAGTTTTGGCATATTTGTCATTCTCTGAAACTGCAGCAGTTGACTTCGTAGGTAAAAAAGAAGGCTTACTGATGGCACCTGCTTATGCAGTTCCTCGTATGCTTGAACGTGCTAACATGAAACTTCAAGATTTTGACTATTATGAAATCCATGAAGCATTTGCATCGCAAGTATTATCAACACTGAAAGCGTGGGAAGATCCAAAATTCTGTAAAGAGCGTTTAGGTTTAGATGCACCTTTGGGTTCAATTGATATGGCTAAACTCAATATCAATGGTTCTTCGCTTGCTGCGGGTCATCCATTTGCTGCAACAGGTGGTCGTATTTTGGCAACTGCTGCAAAAATCCTCAACCAAAAAGGTTCAGGTAAGATTTTAATCTCGATCTGTGCTGCAGGCGGTCAAGGCGTAACAGCGATTGTAGAAAAATAATATTTTATTTCCGTAATAAATACTGAAATAAAACTCAAATCCCCATAAGGTCAATCTTGTGGGGATTTTTGTTTTTTAACCGTTTGCGGATGATATGGATGGATAAATTTAAAGGTTTTAGGATCAACCACTGTGCTTTTTAAAATTTTTTCGGACTGTTGTTTAATGATTTGCCAGTCTTTTAAATGAACTCGAAAAAAGCGAGCTCGCAATGCAACTTTATTCATATAGGGTTCAAGCGACCATTGCATTTCACATCTAGGACGCCATGTGGTATTTTGTGGTGCGTTATCGCACCTAATCATGGTCATCACCCTGCCTTGGCTATTTTTTTGTACATAAATATCATAGGTATCTCGATACTCCCAATGTTTGACCCATTCAGGATGGGCAACATATTCATCTAAACCAAAGACTTGTTTAGAAGTGGGTACAACAACACCGCTATAATGAAATCTTTTTAAACTTTCCAAACTTTCAATATCTGTATCAACGGTAGACCTTAAAAAGGTCGTATGTACATCACGGTCATAATAACGTGTGCCAGCAAGTACAGAAGTAGTGACCCATTGATTATGAGGCTGATCTTTTTCAGCTTTATATTCTTGTTCACTTTGTGGAGGTGCTTTTCTATAAGTTACCAATATGAGCCCTGTGGTATATTTAAAATCCCAATAAAAACTAGTTAATGATGAGTCAAAATTACGTTTTGGACGCTCATAGCGTTTCCAACCTTTTTCACCTGTAATAGTGGGATCATCACAATATTCAGCCATATCAAACTCTTCGCCTAGCATGACAGGCTTACCACCTAAGTTACCGACACGATAAGGCAAGCCATAAGGTCCCATAGGAATTTTAAAATCAGGATCAACCTTAATTGGTGAAATACAACCTTCAGGTAATTTTCCGGGAGTATGATAGGTACTCGCACATCTGACAGCCATAATGCTGATGCCTATTCCCATAATGATTAAGAGTGGTTTATTCATATTTACCCCATAAAACTGCTTAAAGATATAAATAACAGCGACTATTTTTCATTTCTTATTTTCATGGTTTTAGATCAAATCTATTTTAAAGCATTTATTTATATAGGAATATTCTTAACAAAAATTATGATTTAAATGCAGTATAATTTCCCAAATAAAAAAGAGACTCACTCTCGTAAATCTCTTTCATATTCACATAAAATATAAAACTATTTATTCAATAATTTATCAATCATACCAAACTTTTTAAACAATTTTGCACGGCGTTTTGGATAAATATTGGCTTTGTTTAAATCACCGTTATAGTGTTCAAACACACGCTTATCCATCATTTTAAACCAAATTGCGGGGATGAGTGCTGGTAATAACATCGTGGCATAACCACTTGGCAGTTCAGGCGCTTCATCAAAATGACGCAATGCTTGGAAAGGTCGAGCTGGATAAGCATGATGATCAGAATGACGTTGTAACTGATACAGAAATAAATTGGTCACAATATTGTTATTGTTCCAACTGTGTTCAGGCATAGTACGTTCATATTTACCATTCTCATCTTTCTGACGTAACAAACCATAATGTTCAATATAGTTAATAACTTCAAATAAGCCAATAGCGTATACAGACTGAGAAATGAGGTAAGGCAAAGTACCCTTCCCAAAAAGTTTAAGCATTGTGCCATGGAAAGTTGCACTCATTAACCAACCGTGTAAAAGCTCATTTTCTTTTGTCCAAAAAGCTAATCCTCTTCTTTTTAAACGACGGGTTTCGATTTCAATGGCAGATTTAAAAGAACCAATCACTGTTCGTGGTAAAAACTCATAAAAAGTTTCTCCCATTTGTGCTGATGCTGGATCTTCGGGTGTTGCAGCACGTTTATGATGCCCATAAGTGTGTTCAATACGAAAATGATTATATCCCGAAGGTGCAAGTGCTAAATGTGAGGCATATTGATCAAGTTTATTATGTTTATGGCTAAGCTCATGTGCGGTATTAATCGCAATCCCATTAATCGCCCCCATGGAAATACCGAGTAAAACTTTATCTATAAAAGAAGTGTTTTCACGGCTTACCAAGTAACAAGCATAAACATTTGCAATATATTGAAAAGGAATAAAGCTTTTTACTAAACGTGAATAATAAGGATCTTGTTCAAGACGTTTAATATCTTCATCTGTTGGATTATTGCTGTCTTTTCCAATGATTGAATCAATCGCAGGAATG
Encoded here:
- a CDS encoding MaoC family dehydratase — encoded protein: MNTRHFSQLPKPYVAYAKVVQGLIIKKPKGEKVLPQVEYVVDSLQVDQQHLRAYNEVCGFKNNGYIPAIYLAVLSQSLQMHMMTTEAFPFAILGLVHIRNQIKQTRKIGVNEKLTLSCAFGEVKPHDKGLQFDFVTTAKVGNDVVMEGLTTYLSRQKTDAQAAEKTKENPTPDYQVQAVWRVAENTGRRYAKVSGDFNLIHVHALTAKAFGFKQAIAHGMWSKARALASLTLPDAYEADVYFKLPMFLPSTVEFLTAQQAQTTDFLIRNEKSQKPHVSGVVKA
- a CDS encoding acetyl-CoA C-acetyltransferase, with the protein product MSKTTQENPTVKNSTAEEVSNTSKPRTRASKSTTTPARTTNSTSKPRRTNASTARKTTAAASQKADPVTTPSTFQTSVSQGKTMSQNTIRRVAIIGGNRIPFARSNGAYFKATNIDMLTAALNGLIERYKLQDQRLGEVVAGAVLKHSRDFNMTRECVLNTQLAPETPAYDLQQACGTGLQAAFAVANKIALGQIEVGISGGVDTTSDAPIAFGDGLRKALLELNIAKTGKDRLKALTKINVKDLLDAPKNGEPRTGLSMGDHQAITALEWGISREAQDQLAASSHQKMAKAYEEGFFDDLMTPFMGLERDNNLRADSSVEKLAKLKPAFGKGENATMTAGNSTPLTDGASVVLLASEEWAKANGHEVLAYLSFSETAAVDFVGKKEGLLMAPAYAVPRMLERANMKLQDFDYYEIHEAFASQVLSTLKAWEDPKFCKERLGLDAPLGSIDMAKLNINGSSLAAGHPFAATGGRILATAAKILNQKGSGKILISICAAGGQGVTAIVEK
- a CDS encoding serine hydrolase domain-containing protein, which gives rise to MSAIKEILFADKKNFHGDVDERFVDLAEQFSRLQDGRTQLGGAALTVYFQGKKVVDIFTGKKSETENWTSDTLSVCYSTGKGVLATLAHILVSEGFLDYDTPVLKYWPEFGQNGKEKMTLRHILSHQSGMFDIRNMIAHANEMADWQHMLKVIEQAKPRFQVGEDIAYQALTFGWLVGGVLEKATGQPLKWLMQKYLVDPLALDGAYFGVPSVELVNVARLIPKAQKHIAEQVAQPKKAKKKSKISFSDKLIELSGQNPQDFLDAMVPKSMREFSFFSDEGLQAVIPAANGVFTAKSLAKIYAMLANKGVWEGQVLIKPEVFAELSKIQNIKRDRVMPIPMKWRLGYHRVITMGKRAKKGFGHIGYNGSGAWCDPQRELSFAYTHNFAIGSITGDYRLWGLTQEALRCADAELKGSKGWF
- a CDS encoding 3-oxoacyl-ACP reductase yields the protein MTDQYQAFAKSPIGKFVIKNLGLPSPLELDRFESASPVVKGAVLLGAAPKGLFSSEIAQVLSNIHANSYVGNNVELQQEAAKVGLTVGAFNEGDKESKFKAVIFDASGIQNSEDLIELHKFFNPISRQIQNSGRVIVIGLTPETAPTVKQAIAQRALEGFVKSVGKEFKKGIAADLILVDADAAKNLESSLRFLISPRSAYVSGQVIHVSKANVVDVDWAKPLAGKTALVTGASRGIGEAIAHVLARDGAHVICLDVPQQQADLDRVASEIGGSTLAIDITAADAGEKIKAAAAAQGGLDVIVHNAGVTRDKTLANMKPEMWDLVININLSAAERINDYLLANKGLNANGRIVCVSSISGIAGNLGQTNYAASKAGVIGLVKFTAPILKDGITINAVAPGFIETQMTAAIPFAIREAGRRMNSMSQGGQPVDVAETIALFAATASTGLNGNVVRVCGQSLLGA